The following proteins are co-located in the Macadamia integrifolia cultivar HAES 741 chromosome 3, SCU_Mint_v3, whole genome shotgun sequence genome:
- the LOC122072596 gene encoding zinc-finger homeodomain protein 4-like produces MILLFQLPLSQYLLFQFPFKMKVAVAANKYKECMRNFAASWGGHVHDGCGEFIPHDQGEGNINPSSSEALLCGACGCHRNFHRKEVPVPSIQHPPPNVLLYRTTTIATTVEKGRKKRSKRKITQLEKDKMLEFAEKTGWTIQK; encoded by the coding sequence ATGATTCTTCTGTTTCAACTTCCATTGTCTCAATATCTCTTGTTTCAGTTTCCGTTTAAGATGAAGGTGGCGGTAGCTGCTAACAAGTATAAAGAGTGTATGAGAAATTTTGCAGCATCATGGGGTGGCCATGTCCATGATGGATGTGGAGAGTTCATTCCTCATGATCAGGGAGAAGGTAACATTAACCCATCATCATCTGAAGCTCTACTGTGTGGTGCTTGTGGGTGTCATCGTAATTTCCACAGGAAGGAGGTTCCTGTTCCTTCCATACAACACCCTCCACCAAATGTGCTTCTCTATAGGACTACTACTATTGCTACGACTGTAGAGAAGGGGAGGAAGAAGCGGTCTAAACGAAAGATCACCCAATTGGAAAAGGATAAAATGCTAGAATTTGCGGAGAAGACAGGGTGGACCATTCAAAAGTAG